The sequence tttttttcattcctaATAAGatgttaattttgtttacaattatatacGATTATGTACCATTTGCTATAGTAGAGTAGTTCCCCTGTGTTTTCCtgtttgtttatatatatatatatatgaacatatttttatatatatttatatttttacccTACTGAAATTCGCATTGTGTCGTACATATTGAATACATGttctatttttcttctttactTATGTGATAGAGAAAATTAACTGGAATTGTGAGTATCgagtatgaaaaaaatgaatcaGCTTCAGATGCAGTACGAATGTATGATGGTGGTTTCTTGAATGACAATAGAATTAGGGTTTTTTTAGACTGTCGTTAgaatttcattaatttaaaaaaaaaaaaaaaaaaaaaaggaaagatgggacaaaagaagagaaaattAGAAGATAAGAAGTTGAGATTATATGAAGCCAAGTGAAATTGTGCGGACATGGGAACAAAATATTAGAGAAATGCTTTTAAAACTACACCCttcttaataattaaattacgtacatttgtatgtatatatatatatatatatatatatatatatatgtatgtataaattaaatatgtgtatttcAAGTTTAGTTAcgttatgaatatataactaCGCAtgttatgtatacataaaaagttaatactaatttataattttttaattgtacatatacatatagccAAGCTTCCTGTTGTTGCACTCATTTGAAAGAAGATAAAACGAGGAAAAGATTTTTTAACATaccatatgaatatatatatatatatgtgtgtatgtatttatacgtatttatatgtatatatacatatgtatatatatatgtgtatgtgtgtatgcttttatatgtacttataagaataattacgcatatattaaaaaattaaaatgatagGTAACAAATACCCTCTATCACCATTTCATCTTTTGTGacatattttattgaagttataattttttttttctttttttttttttttttttttcatcattacttcattatttatctttttagtGTTTTAATAATGTTCATAATTCTTTGATATGGTAAATATGCTTAATGTGTTGAAATTGTAtatcttaaatatattaaatatattgaatatattaaacatatcatttatattggGTATATTGGATATATTGAATTTATTAACCTTacgtaaatattttatgttatatatattgtattttttttttttttttttttttttttttctctaattAATTAAGCGacatatattacatgtatTGTTAAAGGAAAATTAAGAACGAAATGTTGTCCTGAAGAACTATGATAGGAAAGTAAACTACTATGGTTATGCATTAAaagttcattaaaaaaatatcatatgaGTGAATAGGAACAAGGTTTTGTAGCAAACGCATCCATATGTGCAATGTATGCGtgtatgaaaatatatgtgcgtatatttgtatgtatgtactttaTCTATTATTATAAGCGTCAAGCCTTTTCATAAGTAAAAACGAGATGAACTTTGAAGGTAGGGGTAAATGCCGACGCATCCCTGcgaaatgtacatatatatatatatatatatatatatatttatatatatatttatatatatatttatatatatatttatatatatatttatatatatatttatatatatatttatatatttatttattcatatatgtgtgtgtgagCAAGTATACCACTTTTCGCGAATTAATTTGTGCATCATTTTGtgtaaaaagaataaaaaaattgcaaagcAAAAATACAGTAACATTATAATACTCCTATATGTAATCCGGGAcgttgaatatatatatatttttttttttatttcccttttataaaataaaattttttgaaagtGTGCGTATATGTATCAAGTATACAAGTATAAATTTTCACCTACACTATATTGTTCAGTGTCATATGCACATGAATTACCTgtaaacaattttaaaatttctcaAGTACAAAATTTGAGTAGTTACGATGGTGTGCTTATATCCTCCCAGCATATAGGCATTAGGTAACAATTTTATTTGCATAGTCGACTACATGTAAGATTGCAGAAGTGATAACATAAGTAACTGCATACGTAATTGTTTATATGGTTGgccatttatttgtttagtTGCTTGTTTATTATcaatattatcattaatactgttttattttattttattttttagtttatattttttttttttttttttgggatatttcaaatttttgcaaaataaaagttCATATAAGGGTTATGCAGCATAATATATCcatgcatatgtacacatatccatgcatatgcatacatatttatgcatatgtacatgtatacgtGTCTACATGTGGACAGTTATATTCGTAATCCTCTGAGTATTAACAAGCAGAATGCTGAAAAGGACATTTGCATACATTCCTTTTAACTGCGGAACAAATGGGTACAGCATAATACTATCCATCTATATGTAATAGCACATGTTGAACAAAGCcttgaaatatttacaactatatttatattgttttcaTAAGGGCATTTGTTCTTATATTCATATGGTATATTGTTACGTTTGCATGATGCCATAGGGGCTATATCATAAATACGACGTTTTACAAACATGGAGCacttaaaagaaattatgaaCGAGTATGAAAAAATCAAAGTGCGCCTAAAAAAGAGCAAGTACGagtatatggaaaaaataggCGCAGACGCACCGACTGGGAAATTCTATGCTGAAAAGAatgtttttcataatttatttaaagtgATTGATAGTTATTACTGtttactccttttttttggaaaaagaagaaaaaataaaaataaaaataaaaaaagtaataggAATAGGAATAGGAATAGAAGTAGAAgaagaagtggaagaagaAGTGGAAGAAAAAGTAGCAGTAGAGGTAGAAGTAGAGGTAGAAGTAGAGGTAGAAGTACACGTAGAAGTAGAAATAGAAGTAGAAATAGAAGTAGAAATAGAAGTAAATATAGTTATAGTGATAGAAGTACACGTACAAGTAGAAATATTCTTGTAGGGGTTGACATTGACAGTGATGCGGATGATACCACCTCTAACGATGCTGCTAATGGCAGTCGCTTTCACCCGCGCAGTTGCATTAGGAACGACGATATAGTGAAACAAAAGGAGGagaggaaaaggaaaaggatgAACAGTTACAGAACAGACGAAGAAAGCattgtaataaaattagaaagaaagaaagtaatacaaaatagacacataaaaaaaattaaaaattttgtcaaaatgaacaaaacaattaataagtttaaaaattatatagaaaagaCTTACATGAAAAGGGTTAGTTATAACGAAgagaaaagggaaaataaaaaagaaaaaaatgtatatttacaaacTCCCGCTCATACACGCAGGATACGAATCAACACAGaacaaaatgtatattttgaCAAGTTCGTGTTGAGcgtaattaattttttacattctcTTGTTGAAGCCGGGGGGAAGCATGATATGAGAGATAACAACATCGACTACACTGCAAACTTCGAATGTGCAAACAATTTTACAAATCAATCGAATGGAATTAGTAGTGTTAGAAGTCATAGCAATGGGCACGGTGAAGGAGGGCCTCACGTTGAACCGTTAAAGAGGGAGGAGAGGGTGGATGTACATAATGAagacataaaattaaagatgaataaaaagaattggAACAATTCACAAaaatgctattttttttattcaaatggaaattctttaaaaagcgaaaaagatgataaatatatatttgggaaaaaaaaaaaaaaaaatgaaaaaaaaaaatttcttttttttttggaaatttataaaaaaaatatgcatcaTATTAGTAGTAGTAACTCATACGTATTCTATTATTACCCCTCTTttataattagaaaaatagaCGAGAATTTATTATACCTCATTGACAGTGATATgaacttaataaaaattatgttttattttaatgttatacacttatttgttttttatttgtatattataaattgttCAAATGATTATTTGcttgcttatatatatatatttctaagcATAGCTGGAAATTTTAAGACAAACTTTAAATTGTCATCCAGAATtatagaacaaaataaaaacattctTACCGTATTTTACGTGTTTGCAAGTATTTTGAAGTCGAACATACTTGGGAGTGGTGATCATCCCTTATATGTTGATGTTCCTCAAGAAGAGAATTACATGGATACTACAACTAAAAATGGAAGTAAAACGAATAGTTCTTTATATAGAGAGGTGAGTGAAATCGGTAGTTGCTACTTTCTGGGTGATCTGGATAAGTTCTATGTATCTAAGATCAGAGGAGATTTAAAAGAGGAGATGTACATGAGAAGGGGGGGAAGAAAGCATGGGGTAACCAGTAGAACTCATATTATAAGTACTAGTAGTACTAGTagcagcagtagtagtagtagtagtagtagtagtagtagtagtagtagtagtagtagtggAAGCGACAAGGGACGGAGTTGTAGCCCACCGCAGGCGCATAACCAGAACAACGAAGGTATAACGACCAAAAAGACGAGGCTTTTCCCTAACAGGGAGGGTAGCAAGAAGAGGGAAGGAGTACACGTAGAAGAAGTATATAatgagggaaaaaaaaaaaatgtaccaTGTGAGAAATTGAGAAGAAATATTCCATACAACTTAAAGCGACTAAATATAACACGCGAAAGAGGCGAGTCAAGTAAATCCAGAAATGTTGAGTTTACACATATAAAGGAAAACTTAACTCAATATAAACATTTACTTAATTACTTTAGCTCAAATAAAGTAAATGACAATTCTagagaagaggaagaaagaaaaaatataagtaaaaaatattattggtATTATACACTCATTAATAGTGAGAATGAAGTCGATTCAGTAAATTTAGCTCTAAACTTAAGTACAActaatcataataatttatctttctataaaagttatataaaagaacatatttataatctctttttaaataaatataatttaaaaattccaaaaaatgaaaatccTCCGAATGAATCAGAAAAAAAGGAGCAAACAAATAGCCTCTCAATCCTTGGCAATTACAAGAAACTGTTTAGTCAGTTTTTTTCCTAATTGATGTATTTTGTAATACGtaatgtgtacatattttctttataataatttttctcttCTGTTACATGTTTTGTGTGTATGCtttggattttttttttttttcttttttttttttaaaaaaaataatgaatatctATTTGTGCATGAACATATAAAGTGCATTGTGCAGGGGGACAAGCAAACAAATGCCTCTTGTATATCGTTAACATTTTACCCTCCACGCACAcacgtatacatatttatatatatatatatatatatgaataaatacatgcatatatatataagcataccCACGATCATACATCGCATGGGCTTAccttatattcttttttttttcgatgATTACAAAGTTTTTTGAAATTACACATGAAACAAattagaaaagaaaataaatcgCAAAGAATAAGGGGCACACAGCAGTGAAATGTTGGTTATGTACGCATTTTCCAAGTATGTACGATTACACACATGTGTATATGAGTAAGTAcgtatgtgtgtacatattatgtgcattttttttttttttttgccaaAAATGAATAGTGCACTATCAGTGTTCttatcctctttttttttttttttttttaaattttttttttctcgggttaaaataaaaaaaaaataggtttTCTCCTTCACAActttaagtatattttttttgttatttcgtttttgatttttcttttttctttttttgttttttctctttGAACTTTTTACATTTCTCAGTTTATTCATTAGAATATGCTTTCGTTCTTCTTAAGTGTACTGATTCGTCCTATGTGCTGATGCATGGGTAAGTATACTTGCGTATACgcgtatatttgtatgtgtgTACGTATTTTGCGTAAGGACCTATGCATGAGCATAAGCATTGAATATTGGCTGAGCGCTTCCCAGCAATTTCCAGGGGGTGTACGAAATGCGCACAATACAAAATGTGCATTGTGTATTAAgctaaaacaaaaaaataatttttaatcgCTATTGCACATTGTTTCGCGTATTTATCTGTTCCTCCATCATTCCTttcttttgattttttttttttcctttactttcctatttttattttttattttttcccgaataatttaaattacgCATTTATTGTGAGAAGTCAAGAGCGCATGTCCGAGTTGTTCACCGCTTTAAAGAATTGGTATTGTGTGTGTACAGTTATGCACGCATAATGctactacaaaaaaaaaaaaaaaaaaattaaataatagcaatagtgAAAGTGCAAGTATCAGTAGTAATAGAAGTACACCAAGTAGTACTGAGTATCACTAAGTAGTACTGAGTAGCACTAAGTAGTACTGAGTATCACTAAGTAGTAGACGTAACCGTGATAAGCGGAGGGAACTACAGCGAAGCGGAAGCGTTCATGCCCCCTGTGTTCTCCCCTTTCTTTCTTTTGTAGTTTCTCAATTTTGTAGTTTCTCAATTTTGTAGTTTCTCAATTTTGTAGTTTCTCAATTTTGTAGTTTCTCAATTTTGTAGTTTCtcaattttgtattttctctattttgtattttctctattttgtattttctctttattttgttttctccttattttgttttctccttattttgttttctccttattttgttttctccttattttgttttctctttattttttatttcgtttcGCATGTGTTTCCATCCGTGGgttcttccatttttttagtacctccttttttttctttttccccACTCCcatctttttaaaatgcCAAAAGTCAGCTTACCCCTTTTGGCTCTTCTGGCCACCTGTTTCATAAGTGCAAGTTCTTCCTTTGAATTGAATCTAACAAAGGGGTTAAGGTATAGTACCGAGGTGAACATAAGAAATATACAAGTGGAAGATAATAGTCTAAGAACATGTGAGCATATACTTAATTATATGCATGCAAAGAACACACTGACAAATCATGATAAagcattttttcaaaaaaattgcGATAAAACATTAGATAAGATAAAGGAAGACAGTAttgataaaaatgtaaaaaaagaaataaatgaattagtCCTAAGTGTAACTCATTTAAGATGCCATTATTACAATAcgataataacaaataatagtGCGATGGCCTTAAAGTATATATTGCTAAGTATAGACAATTCGTTAAGTGATGAAAATGCAATTACAAGAACTAAGGAAATACTAAAatttaatagatatatattggATAACACGAACATACGAAATGTACAAGAAATGCTTGTGCTAAGTAGTAAAAATGACGAGTTTATGAATGAATCAAAATCGAAAGTTATAGAAAACATACATAAAGATTTTACTCTTTTTAATGATTATTTAGTTATATCATCTGGTCAAGTAAAAGTTATAGAAAATCTGCCATTTGAAACTTTTGTTAAtgtgaaaaaagaaaaattctgttcaaattatatacatttatgtcaaaaattttatgaacaagtcataatttattttcgaatgaaaaatatttttaatgaattagTGGACTATGTGGACAAAAATTCAacaacttttaaaaaagaaaaattattgcaACTACTAGATTTAAGTTATAACACAGAgaaggaaataaaagaacataataaatatgccTTAGGAGGAGAAAAACAAAGGGGAAAAAAGGAACAGAGTGAACAAAACGTAGTATCAtcattacataaatatgtcgACTTGTACAGCTCAAACAAATTACTTGTCAATATAAAGCTGAAGGAAGGGGGAAGTGAAACTCTTGGGGAGGATAATCAGCATGATCAGGGGGGTATAAATCCTTTTGAAGAAAGCTCAGTagtaacaaataaaaatataaaaaacgaGTTGAACGATGATGAGAAATACTCAGAATTAATGAATACTATTAAGAATTACATCCTGCACGTTACTGAGGTCGACAaggatataaataatatggtTCTAGAGTTGGAGGACGAGGATATAGAAAAATGTAAGTAACTTCCTCCCTAAAGTGGAGTACTGCAAATGGgaaaaatagagaaaattGAGGATAATGTGGAACTCCACTTACAGGAAAGAGCAGATAAACTCAGGGGCATATCCCGTATCCCTACTATTTCATCCCCGTCTTATTGCTTCGTGCTCCTTCCTAGTGCTATTTATTACTTCTTTATTACTTCATATTATTCCATAttcatatcatttttttttttttttttttttttttcttcctttatCCCTCTGCTTTCGCCTTGCGCAGTCCTCGTTGAGCTGAACTTCTTTCTGTATTATGGTTTCCTAAATATCGAAGAGGATAAAGATTTGATAACACTGAACGACATTTCGCCTACTTTTACAAATTTGTATCGAGCTAATCATATAGTCtttctttatcttttaaaaacaaaatatgaagaaaacaAGCATTCGGAAT comes from Plasmodium malariae genome assembly, chromosome: 7 and encodes:
- the PmUG01_07040900 gene encoding conserved Plasmodium protein, unknown function yields the protein MEHLKEIMNEYEKIKVRLKKSKYEYMEKIGADAPTGKFYAEKNVFHNLFKVIDSYYCLLLFFGKRRKNKNKNKKSNRNRNRNRSRRRSGRRSGRKSSSRGRSRGRSRGRSTRRSRNRSRNRSRNRSKYSYSDRSTRTSRNILVGVDIDSDADDTTSNDAANGSRFHPRSCIRNDDIVKQKEERKRKRMNSYRTDEESIVIKLERKKVIQNRHIKKIKNFVKMNKTINKFKNYIEKTYMKRVSYNEEKRENKKEKNVYLQTPAHTRRIRINTEQNVYFDKFVLSVINFLHSLVEAGGKHDMRDNNIDYTANFECANNFTNQSNGISSVRSHSNGHGEGGPHVEPLKREERVDVHNEDIKLKMNKKNWNNSQKCYFFYSNGNSLKSEKDDKYIFGKKKKKNEKKKFLFFLEIYKKNMHHISSSNSYVFYYYPSFIIRKIDENLLYLIDSDMNLIKIMFYFNVIHLFVFYLYIINCSNDYLLAYIYIFLSIAGNFKTNFKLSSRIIEQNKNILTVFYVFASILKSNILGSGDHPLYVDVPQEENYMDTTTKNGSKTNSSLYREVSEIGSCYFLGDLDKFYVSKIRGDLKEEMYMRRGGRKHGVTSRTHIISTSSTSSSSSSSSSSSSSSSSSSSSGSDKGRSCSPPQAHNQNNEGITTKKTRLFPNREGSKKREGVHVEEVYNEGKKKNVPCEKLRRNIPYNLKRLNITRERGESSKSRNVEFTHIKENLTQYKHLLNYFSSNKVNDNSREEEERKNISKKYYWYYTLINSENEVDSVNLALNLSTTNHNNLSFYKSYIKEHIYNLFLNKYNLKIPKNENPPNESEKKEQTNSLSILGNYKKLFSQFFS